The Pseudopipra pipra isolate bDixPip1 chromosome 8, bDixPip1.hap1, whole genome shotgun sequence sequence GGGATCCTGCCCGTCACGCTGCCTGCCTTCACCATCACCGGGATGTGGATCGTGTGAGtgccgcggggccgccgccagCCCCCCTCTcacgggcggcggggccgggggcgccCGGGCTGCGGGCGGGATGCTGCGGGATGCTGTGGGCTGGGGGGCCGGAGGATACTTCAGGGTGGGATGGTGCGAGGCAGGAGGTTGCGGGGCGCCGCTGGCCCCCATCAAGTTGGGGCACTTCGGGACACTCCCTGGCTCCCACACCTCCCTGAACCCGCGCAGCTGCCCTGCGTGGTCCCCGCgccccctgcagcagctctggtgtGTGCCTCCCTGGCCTTACATCCCTGACATCCCGTGGAGTCGCGCGCCCCTGTCCCGGCGTGAGTGCGGCTGATGCTCAGGTGGCACGGGAACAGCTTTGGGAGCCGTGCCACCAGCCCAACTCCTGCAGCGCCGGGGCCAGTATGTGGGCACCCATCCCATGGATGGAAGGGCCTTGTGCTGGGGGCAGAGGCTGTGTCCCATGGGTGAGCAGCATTAGTCCACCCCACTAGTCCCCTTCTCGGGCCTTAGCACTGATGGGCAATGGATGAGGGATTTTTCCCAAAGGCACGGAGAGCCTCAGTATTGATGGTGGGACTTTCCAGGGTGCAAATGCACCCCATAACCCTACAGGTCCCTCCAAGTGTTTCCCCCTTTGGTATCCCCTGTCCTCCTTCAACAAAGCTGAATTCTGACTCTGGTGCAAGGAACTTGTGCTCCAAGTTTTTCCCTTGGACACAGTGTAAAGCACTGTCTGTCTCCTGTGAGTGACCCTGGGGGGCAgatgctcctcctgcctggagcagcactGGTGGGGGTAGCTGCTTTATGGTCCtcacagccagagctgccctgggagtgGCCCTCTTAGGCCCTTTTCCTGGCACCAGACATGTCCTGCAGCCCCCGATGCTGTGTCCCTCACAAGTGCAGTATCAGCAAGAGGTCGAGCAGTTGCCTGTGGAGTGCGTGGCCCACGCGGGGGCCCATCAGCCATGCCTGGGATTCAGAGCCATGAGAGGGAACAGGGTAGGCAGGGGCACATCCCTCTGGGAGAGGACAGTGCTGTTTGTGCTTCTGTTGGCTAATTGCCCCCTTCCAGGAGGGTATGGAGGTCTGGGATGAGTACTGAGTGCTTGGGTGAGATCTGGGAAGTAGCTGGGTGAgggatctgctggagggtgctGCCCCTTGGATCCCCCCAGCTGTCCTGCTCTTTGCCTCTCTTGTGGGAACACCCTTTTTGCAACCCAGCTTTATGTGGCCAGCTCGGGCAGGATAGGGGTTTTCATATTGGTGTCGGGGCTTGTTTTTAACCTGAGCTCTTTATGGCTGTGATCTGAACAGCATCGTGCCgtctgctgctgtggctgctgggcaggagggctccttgatggctggggcagccacagggcTGAGCACCCCTGGGGTGAAGCCGGATGTGTTTTATGAGCCCCTTGTTATGCTGACTGAGATGCAGGGGTGACTCCACAGTGAAGTGCTTGATGGAGCTGATCTGCTCGAAATGCCCTGCCAATGCACCAGCTACTTATCCAGACTATTTACAGCTCCATCACTagccagccaggagctgggggaaGCACAGCAGAGCCATCAGGTgacagctggcacagctgtggGCTGGTGGAGAGCCCCAGTAACAGGGCAGGGGCTCCGTGGTGGAGCAGTCCCTAAGAGACAGCAGCATGAAGGGGAAGAGGCCCCACAGAAGCATCTGCactgagctggagcaggaggtggctCTCGGCAGGGATGGGGGTACAAGGCAGGGGgacctgctcccagcagcaggagctccaCAGAGCGTGTGCTGGGCTCATgcacttgttttccttttccctgctttGTAAAGCTGGGAGGTGCTGTAGGGTGAGTGCTGGCCCTGCCAGGCATGAGGACTTTTATCctctgctccctcagctggtcCCTGGGGCTGGTCCGGGTGCTGGCAGAGAGCAGGGGTGTAGGGAGGCAGGTGGCTGCAGTAACCCTGTTGTTGTCTCTCCCCCAGATATGCCATGGCACTCTCCAACAACCACATCTGCCCTGTCCACAACTGGTAAGGCctggggggaggcaggggcTCTTTGGCACACACTGGCTCAGTTAAAGGCTTTGTAATGCCGGGTCCCCTCCAGACCTATCCCACTTGAACTGTGCCACTCTGTGCCAGACCACTGGGTAGTTGAGCTACCCCCTGCACCATCCCTGTGCTGAAAGGGGGGTTGGGGATCAGGCTGACCCAAGAATGGGGCTGGGGATGACAGGAGAGGTGGGAGCATTAAAGATGACTCAGAGCCACCTTCaccctcagcagacatgttgGTGACAGCGATGGGGTGCAAATGCCCCAGGGCATGTGCCTCCTGTCCAGCCCACAAGTAGCTTTCAGGAGCAGATCTGCTTTGGGGGGACTAGCTACTGTCAGGGTTGGACTGccctctctcccctgcccaggaTCGCATGCGGTTACAGCTGCTCCGGTGAACAGTCCAGCCCTGCTGCAAACCAGGCAGAGAGAAGGAGGCCATTGAAAAAACACAGTGTGGAGAAAGTATGAAAATAAGTGGTCAGGGAATTACAGAGGGCCGTGTGTCTCCATGGAAAAGGTTGCGACTTGCTTGCTTGAGGCTAAatctggcagtgccagggggaTGGGATGGCCCCGCGGCGCCTGGACACCCCAtgagcagagctgcctgcagctcccccaGACGGGGGACAAGGCGTGGAGaaggcagggactgggaaaAGAAACCCTTTTTGGTCTCTTGGCAACTTCTGCAGGGTTTTTGGCTTGCTGTGTCGCCTTAAAAATCTGCCCAGAGAGATCCATGTTAGTTTAATTCTTGCTAGAGTGtttgaagaagggaaaaaaaaaaaaacctgctgccATTTCCTGCCTGATGGCTgattctgccctgggaagaATGTGTGTGTCGGGTTGTCTCCGCCACACAGCCAGCCCTTAATGATGAATAATGCTTCCCGGCCTCAGGCTGCTctctttaaacaaaataataataaaaaaaatcctcccaaACCAAACACGGCCCCAAGAGCAGCATTTGAGGAGGCCGTGGGGCTCCACGCCTTGCCTGGGTTTAGTGGTTGGAAAACAAAGCCACCAGTAAACTGAGGAGACTGAAAAAACATCagagcccagcccggccctttccagaaaggattttttaacCGTGCGCTTGCTGCACGGCCGGAGGTGGCGGATAGTCAGGCTGGGACAGGGATAGGGAAGGGCTGGTCCCCCACAGCTCCCATCTCCACCACTGGGCTGGAGGTGTCTGAAGGGGCCCTTTGGAACACAGGACTTTGGGCTCCCTGCCTGTGGTGTGAGGAGGGGGTCCTACTCAGCCATTCCAGGTGGAGGTGCTGGATGCCTGGGTGATGCTGCTGCAAAGGGGCACCCAAAAAACCTCCGAATGTGTGCCAgctcctgggagagctgtgagGGTGAGGGGGCATGTACGCCCATGGTGGGAATTTGGTTAGGGTTGCAGGCAGCAGTTGTGGTACAGGAAGGTGTCTCAGGCTGATAAAGAGCTCAGGGTCCCCATGTTCACAGGGTCTGTGGGCGCAGGAGACactcccagggagctgcagtgggTGGGGGCACCAgagccctgccccagcctggcagtACTGGGGGCTGCTAACAGGCCCCTGGGGGGATGCCCTCCTGGTGTGTCGGGCAGCTGGCTTTGGTCATGTCCTCCCTCAGGCAAcacctcccagctcctcacagGTCACTCTTTCCCTCCCTGGTACGTGTGGCACCTGGTACGGGTCCCAGGAGTGCTTGTGCATTTCCCCACACAGCTCAGTGTTCTTACCTGGCCCCTGCAAACCTGGAGCTGTTGGTAACTGCATGCccagcttcagcagcagctcccaccccaggaatgtgtgatggtGCTTGCAGGTGGATGCTCCCACCAGAAGCCCCTGAGCCCAGCACCCTGGCCTGTGCACTCAACAGGGTGTGCAGCCCTCTGCCCCACCATGGCTTCTCCCTCACAGACAGGGGACAGCAAAGCCAGAGGCAGGGGATAGGCTGTGGAAGCCCAGATGTGATGCTACCAGAGGACCCTTTTGGGCAGTGGTTGCTCCCTGGAGGGAATTGGCACAGGATGCGGGCACATCCCTGGGGTCGAGCTGTGCTcactggggagcagctctgctgcccttgcAGGGCTAGTGGGCAGGAGACAGGAGGGTCCCAGGCAGCATCTCTGCTCTCCTAACCTGTCCCTTTGCTGCCGGCAGGAATTACAATCAGTCGTGTGACATGGAcggccccagctcctgctgcactcTGGATCACATCCCCCTCGTCAGGTGAGCAGCTACAGGGTgggagcacagggcagagctgctctgggaccCCTCCAGGACAACCCAGGAGAgtgttttggggagggggaagcaaGCGCACAGCCAAGTGCTCCCTGTCTGAGGGCTCCCTGGTCTTGCTTTGTCCCCACAGCAAATGTGGCACCCTGCCTCCCGAGAGCTGCTTCTTCAGCCTCATCTGCAGCCTGGGCTCCTTCATGGGTAAGTGCTGGCTGCcaggggagcggggctgggagtgggctgccctgcagcacaaacccccagcacagggcaggaatGGGATGAGGGAGGCCGCAGGCAGCAGCATGTGATGGGGCTGTGTCTCCCTCCTGCAGTCATCCTGGTGGGACTGCTGCGCTACGCCCACATCCTGGAGCGCCTGGGGCCATCCCTCCTCAACACCCTGGGGCTGGCCACTGGCTGGGTCTGCGCTGCCGGCCTCACCATGGTTGGCAATTTCCAGGTAAGGCATCTTCTTGGGAGTCCCCAtgggcaggagggtgggagaggaccttggctggagcagggcagtggcAGTGCTCAGCAGGGTagggtttggggtggtttggtggTGGTTTCTGTCTGTGCAATCCTTCCGCTCTGCTGGGTTAGCGCTGTGCTTCCCAGAGTGCTGGGAGTCCTCTTTGCTAGTGTGTTCATAGTTCAGGTCCAGATTAAGCTGCTGGGTTTGGTTTAACCCTTACCTGAGACCCTCTGCAAGGTCTGTCCCCTCCATGGGCACGTGCAGGGCCAGGGACGTGCCAGTCGGGCTGAGGACCGTGCCAAGCTGCTGATGCTCCTGTTCAGGGGTGATGCCAGGTAACTGTCGGGACAGAGTCTGTGCTGGCAATGACCAAAGTGAGCCCAGGCTtggcagcacacagcagcactcagccTCTGCCTGCACTGCCAGGCACCGGCCTCCCGGCAGCTGCCTGCCCGCTGCCTGCGGCAGCCAGTCCCTCCTGcttggcaggaggctgctgccgGTGCCAGCCACAGGAGAGGCTTGCTGGCCCCGATCCCCCTCGTGCCCCAGCTGTGGctcagcagcactgggctgtgACCCTCGCGGGGGGCAGTGCGGGTGGCCCCAGATGCCTCTCAGGGCAgagggcagcccctgcccctgggcacagcagggctgctggcCCACAGATGAAAGAAACAAAGTGCTTTGAGATCCCAGCAGCAGATACTGGGTACAAATCTGCTCTTCAGCCAGGAGTCAGGCACAGGTTGAGCTGCCTGGACttgctcctggcactgcctgcacCCCTACCTGGGCAGGAGCCCAACCCCTGGAGCAGAGCcgtgctgtgccagggagtgtcccagggtgctggcaCTGATGGTCTCTTCCCCACAGGTGGATCATGCCAAGGTGCTGCACTACATTGGGGCAGGGGTGGCCTTTCCCACCAGCATGctgttcctgctcctgcagtCCATCCTCACGTACCGCATGGCCAAAACCCGAGGGCAGTACTGGACTGGCCACTTACGAAGCATCCTCACCACTGTGGCCTTTGTCACCCTCGTCTTCAGTATCCTGAAGGTGTGGGAAGAAGTTTGGGGATAGGCTGGTGAAAGGTGTTTCTCATGGTGGGTTATGCACCTCGTGTTCTCCATCCTTTTCTCTGGCAGTGAGGCATGGTgccaggagaggggctgggcaggggacTGAGGGTGGGTAGCTCTCTGCAGGTATAGGCTGGATGAGCAGCAGtctcagggctgggaaggggctgaggaggggaagggatgcTGGTGGGCATTTCTTGGGGTGCTGGGATGccccaaaccagctctgccctggctgctgcagcccagccaccaCTGCAGGCTCCAGTTCCACATAAGCCAGGGCTGGTTAactgatggggtttttttcatgagaCAAAGGTATGTTGAGCAAAGTGTCTGGGTTACCTGTATGACCAAAGCTGAGTACAAAAGTGCTCTGTGCAGGTGCTGGGTGGGCGCATGGCAACACCTCTGCCAGCCAGGGCTCTCTGGCACCCATAAGCCAACCTGCCCATGAGGATGAGGCAGGGCTTGGTGAGCAGGCACTGGGGTTTGCAAACACCAtagcagggagggagggcacGGTGTCAGGTGAACTGGGGCTCGAAGAATAGTCCTGAGTGTGTAGCCAAGGAGCCAGGAGCTTGTTTGGGACTGAGGGTGGGGATAAATTGGGAAACAAGGTGGTGGTTAttgggcaggaaggggaaaaaagtccaGTGTCCATGGGTCCCAAAGAGGCTGGCTGGGGTCTGGCTGAGGTGAGCAGCACAAAGAGGAGACTGGGGGGTGCTGGCAGGCCTGGCACATATCAGAGAGTCCCGCTCTGTcacagcagcaggcaggcaaGCTGGGAAtcaggcagggagctgggaagggtagGAGTGCCGCAGGGCCATGCCAGCTGGGAGGGACAGGAAGGGCACGTAAGGACAAGGGAGACACGATTGGTGCCCATCTGCTGTGGCCATCCTGCTCTGTAAGGACTGGGGACTAACAGTGGGAAAGCAGTGAGCTGTGGTGTGGACAGTGTGGGGAAAG is a genomic window containing:
- the TMEM150A gene encoding transmembrane protein 150A isoform X3, whose amino-acid sequence is MPGSRMPAWGILPVTLPAFTITGMWIVNYNQSCDMDGPSSCCTLDHIPLVSKCGTLPPESCFFSLICSLGSFMVILVGLLRYAHILERLGPSLLNTLGLATGWVCAAGLTMVGNFQVDHAKVLHYIGAGVAFPTSMLFLLLQSILTYRMAKTRGQYWTGHLRSILTTVAFVTLVFSGVFFIQESFVLQHVAALCEWMFIIDVLVFYGTFTFEFGAISTDTFLVLLKASRAPKSYKDESSVSSTAHIHSHVEGLAMA
- the TMEM150A gene encoding transmembrane protein 150A isoform X2, yielding MPGSRMPAWGILPVTLPAFTITGMWIVYAMALSNNHICPVHNWNYNQSCDMDGPSSCCTLDHIPLVSKCGTLPPESCFFSLICSLGSFMVILVGLLRYAHILERLGPSLLNTLGLATGWVCAAGLTMVGNFQVDHAKVLHYIGAGVAFPTSMLFLLLQSILTYRMAKTRGQYWTGHLRSILTTVAFVTLVFSGVFFIQESFVLQHVAALCEWMFIIDVLVFYGTFTFEFGAISTDTFLVLLKASRAPKSYKDESSVSSTAHIHSHVEGLAMA
- the TMEM150A gene encoding transmembrane protein 150A isoform X1, whose amino-acid sequence is MFVPAYTFSSLRLLSHFYGSDSLFSRGGCTDITVVWIYLPLLLPFTPRISTAKTEYEYAMALSNNHICPVHNWNYNQSCDMDGPSSCCTLDHIPLVSKCGTLPPESCFFSLICSLGSFMVILVGLLRYAHILERLGPSLLNTLGLATGWVCAAGLTMVGNFQVDHAKVLHYIGAGVAFPTSMLFLLLQSILTYRMAKTRGQYWTGHLRSILTTVAFVTLVFSGVFFIQESFVLQHVAALCEWMFIIDVLVFYGTFTFEFGAISTDTFLVLLKASRAPKSYKDESSVSSTAHIHSHVEGLAMA